One window of the Desmospora profundinema genome contains the following:
- a CDS encoding sensor histidine kinase: MAEWLIALATYWEILFQHPGARWAGIVFSSAMIVLLLVYRRRWSLSVPYRLYSWTALVFVAAFDYLTGAWWSLWLYLVVLGILHDRNSTDHTLLSGLLFFGVYTLFEYGIPVSGSFIHLLGDFLLFALVTWMSIYLRRAHERTEEVKEQNRRLLEKVDEAHSRLHEYIEELEETSRRDYLTGLYNFSGFQEQVSKSLSRCGMAGQYYYVVCLDLVDFQQVNMREGINAGDQMLVQIARLLKKKLPPYAQVARYDGDQFAVGLTGDDSAMRLCLDTIETVIGELRTERSLVNYCIGTASYPAEAQNASELIRLAEHRLSIEQRRIRHQEEERRRHLEKLSAVGQLAAGLAHEIRNPLTSIRGFIQISAMESPEVKKWESIMLPEIDRINDLLKQFLHLSESRPARHTLFNVDRLIDDVLQLLNPKAILMGHELKSHPPPSPVIIEADAEQLKQVLINLVQNGLESLHDKGVVCVRWKEMRDRVSIRIQDSGSGIPPEYMSRIFDPFFTTKGDGTGMGLSICHRIISEHGGQIHVTSQPGRGTTFNIHLPVRQVVKKEKDRSDSQTDSDSPFLSNVNRSEVVERVNMLKSF, encoded by the coding sequence TTGGCCGAATGGTTAATCGCCCTAGCAACCTATTGGGAGATATTGTTTCAGCACCCGGGGGCAAGGTGGGCCGGAATTGTTTTCAGTTCGGCAATGATTGTTCTGCTGTTGGTCTACAGGCGCAGATGGTCCCTTTCTGTCCCATACCGCCTCTATTCATGGACGGCACTGGTCTTTGTGGCAGCCTTTGATTACCTGACGGGTGCGTGGTGGTCACTATGGCTGTACCTGGTTGTTCTGGGTATATTACATGACCGTAACTCCACCGATCACACGTTATTATCCGGTTTGCTATTTTTCGGCGTTTACACGTTGTTTGAATACGGAATCCCCGTCTCCGGTTCTTTCATTCATCTTCTGGGTGACTTTCTGTTGTTTGCGTTGGTGACATGGATGAGTATCTATCTTCGACGTGCCCACGAGCGGACGGAAGAGGTCAAGGAACAAAACCGCCGCTTGCTGGAGAAGGTGGATGAAGCGCATTCCCGACTACACGAGTACATCGAGGAGCTGGAAGAGACATCGAGACGGGATTACCTGACGGGTCTTTACAATTTCAGCGGGTTTCAGGAGCAAGTGTCCAAAAGCCTGTCTCGCTGTGGCATGGCGGGTCAGTATTACTATGTAGTCTGTTTGGATCTGGTTGATTTTCAGCAGGTGAATATGCGAGAAGGGATTAATGCCGGAGATCAGATGCTGGTGCAGATCGCCCGTCTGCTGAAGAAAAAACTCCCTCCCTATGCCCAAGTTGCCCGCTATGACGGGGACCAGTTCGCCGTCGGATTAACGGGGGACGACTCGGCCATGCGGCTCTGCTTGGATACGATCGAGACGGTGATTGGGGAATTGCGGACAGAACGGTCTCTGGTCAACTATTGTATCGGTACCGCCTCTTACCCTGCTGAAGCCCAAAACGCTTCAGAGCTGATCCGACTGGCGGAACATCGTCTCTCCATTGAACAGCGGCGTATTCGTCACCAGGAAGAAGAGCGGCGGCGTCATTTGGAGAAGCTGTCGGCGGTTGGTCAATTGGCTGCCGGCCTGGCTCATGAAATCCGCAATCCATTGACTTCCATCCGTGGATTTATCCAGATTTCGGCGATGGAATCTCCGGAAGTAAAAAAATGGGAGTCCATCATGTTGCCTGAAATCGACCGGATCAACGACTTGTTGAAGCAGTTCCTTCATTTAAGTGAATCCCGCCCGGCCCGCCATACCTTATTCAATGTGGATAGGCTCATTGACGATGTGCTTCAGCTTCTCAATCCTAAGGCGATTCTGATGGGACATGAATTGAAATCCCATCCGCCTCCCTCCCCGGTTATTATTGAAGCGGATGCGGAGCAGCTGAAACAGGTGTTGATCAATTTGGTGCAAAACGGTTTGGAGTCGCTCCATGATAAAGGAGTGGTTTGTGTCCGCTGGAAAGAGATGCGTGATCGGGTCAGTATCCGGATCCAGGACAGCGGTTCCGGGATTCCGCCCGAATACATGTCCCGCATCTTTGATCCGTTTTTCACTACCAAAGGGGATGGGACAGGCATGGGACTGTCCATCTGCCATCGCATTATCTCAGAACATGGGGGGCAAATCCATGTAACCAGCCAACCGGGACGGGGAACCACCTTTAATATCCACCTGCCTGTCAGGCAAGTAGTAAAAAAAGAAAAAGACCGGTCCGATTCTCAAACCGATTCCGACTCCCCGTTTCTCTCCAATGTAAACCGGAGCGAAGTAGTGGAACGAGTCAACATGCTGAAAAGTTTTTAG
- a CDS encoding YwhD family protein translates to MAKKKNAGFNIISGDSTTHGGYYTGTLNLSDLSSVLIDGEDARIDLGLIHAKSKVERGIKFSGDPADTPGGQDYWVVWVAIDRNEEGPYYAGVAACPMRVDREARRGWKNLADHVNRMDDALKRRIRLDGLGATEKKALKKLLLENDEAMWHRSSEELKEVLEEK, encoded by the coding sequence GTGGCTAAAAAGAAGAACGCCGGCTTTAACATCATTAGTGGGGATTCCACCACCCATGGTGGTTACTACACAGGAACCCTCAACTTAAGCGATCTGTCATCCGTTCTTATCGACGGAGAGGATGCCCGGATTGACCTGGGTCTGATTCATGCCAAGAGCAAGGTGGAACGGGGGATCAAATTTTCCGGTGATCCGGCCGACACTCCCGGTGGACAGGATTACTGGGTGGTTTGGGTGGCGATTGATCGAAATGAAGAAGGGCCTTATTATGCCGGTGTGGCCGCTTGTCCGATGCGGGTGGACCGGGAGGCGCGCCGAGGGTGGAAAAATCTCGCCGATCATGTTAACCGTATGGATGATGCGCTGAAACGGCGTATTCGCTTGGATGGACTGGGAGCAACGGAAAAAAAGGCGTTAAAGAAACTGTTGCTCGAAAATGATGAAGCGATGTGGCACCGGTCTTCTGAGGAACTAAAAGAAGTTCTGGAGGAAAAATGA
- a CDS encoding transglycosylase domain-containing protein: MTDGMDRHTSTQPIPPMTPAFGRWWRRMRFLLRWASFCLVVAMGLSFLTVLYLKSKPLPPPDIGITTKILDVRGRAIDQWDQGEHRDYIPLQELPQPLIQATLAAEDRQFYEHHGFSPRGILRAAWVNLRDGRVSQGASTITQQLARNLYLTHDRTWSRKWKEAVYTSQLELHFDKNEILEMYLNKIYYGHGAYGAERAARAYFGKSARHLTLAESAVLAGIPRGPRWYSPLDNPKRAKQRQAAILDAMTQQGMIPARAAEQAKNEHLVYATPPKPGPARAPWFRDAVLHEAVSRFGLDEALVRNGGLRIHTTLDLAVQQWAERAMERNLATQPDLEGALVSIDPHTGHIKAMVGGRNYQRSQFNRVFAKRQPGSTFKPVVYLAALERGLTPATRFESKPTAFTHDGKTYRPTNYHGRYADRLISMGEAIATSDNVYAVHTHLTIGEEEAVRMARRLGIQSPLNPVPSLALGTSDVSPLEMVQVYATLAAGGVHHPPTAILRIEAPDGRILAQSKPQGESVLSPGEAFVMTHMLEGVFQPGGTANRVGQILHRPVAGKTGSTDWDSWLSGFTPELATTVWLGYDQHRELPRGTSRLTHQIWGTFMRDALANVKPHRFPVPHGVVRVKIDPQSGMVAGADCPRSVTAYFMEGTQPRQTCSLHRHEPTDNKQTPWWWEWIKKWWSG; this comes from the coding sequence ATGACCGACGGCATGGACCGTCATACATCCACCCAACCCATTCCACCCATGACGCCCGCCTTTGGCCGTTGGTGGCGGCGGATGCGCTTCCTTCTGCGCTGGGCCTCCTTCTGTCTGGTGGTGGCCATGGGACTTTCTTTTCTGACTGTGCTCTATTTAAAATCCAAACCCCTGCCTCCTCCGGATATCGGCATTACCACCAAAATCCTCGATGTGCGTGGCCGCGCCATCGATCAATGGGATCAGGGGGAGCACCGGGATTATATCCCTTTACAGGAGCTACCCCAACCATTGATCCAGGCCACCCTGGCGGCGGAAGATCGCCAGTTTTATGAACACCACGGGTTTTCTCCCCGGGGGATCCTGCGTGCTGCCTGGGTCAACCTGCGAGATGGGCGGGTTTCCCAGGGAGCCAGCACGATCACGCAACAACTGGCGCGCAACCTGTATCTGACCCATGACCGAACATGGTCGCGAAAATGGAAAGAGGCGGTCTACACCTCCCAGTTGGAACTTCATTTTGACAAAAATGAAATCCTGGAGATGTACCTGAACAAAATCTACTACGGCCACGGCGCATATGGAGCGGAACGAGCCGCCCGCGCTTATTTTGGTAAATCCGCCCGCCACTTAACGTTGGCGGAAAGCGCCGTGTTAGCGGGTATTCCCCGGGGGCCGCGCTGGTATTCCCCCCTGGACAATCCCAAACGGGCCAAACAGAGGCAAGCCGCTATCCTGGATGCCATGACCCAACAGGGGATGATTCCCGCTCGTGCAGCGGAACAGGCCAAAAACGAACACCTGGTATACGCCACTCCACCCAAACCCGGTCCCGCCCGTGCTCCCTGGTTCCGGGATGCGGTCCTGCATGAAGCCGTCTCGCGCTTTGGACTGGATGAAGCACTGGTGCGCAATGGCGGACTGCGTATCCATACCACCTTGGATCTGGCTGTGCAACAATGGGCGGAGCGAGCGATGGAACGCAACCTGGCCACCCAACCCGATTTGGAGGGCGCTTTGGTCAGCATCGACCCTCATACCGGCCATATTAAGGCGATGGTGGGTGGACGAAATTACCAACGCTCGCAATTCAACCGCGTTTTTGCCAAACGACAGCCGGGTTCCACCTTTAAACCGGTCGTTTACCTAGCTGCCTTGGAACGGGGACTCACACCCGCCACCCGCTTTGAGAGCAAACCGACCGCCTTTACCCATGACGGAAAAACATACCGTCCCACCAACTATCACGGACGTTATGCGGATCGACTGATCTCCATGGGGGAAGCCATCGCTACATCGGATAATGTATACGCGGTTCACACCCATTTGACGATCGGAGAGGAGGAGGCGGTCCGGATGGCCCGCCGTCTGGGTATCCAAAGTCCGCTGAACCCCGTGCCTTCCCTGGCTCTGGGAACCAGTGATGTCAGCCCCTTGGAGATGGTACAGGTATATGCTACATTGGCAGCTGGCGGGGTGCACCACCCGCCGACGGCGATTCTGCGGATTGAAGCTCCAGATGGAAGAATCCTGGCACAATCCAAACCACAAGGCGAATCCGTGCTCTCTCCGGGAGAAGCATTCGTCATGACCCATATGCTGGAGGGAGTGTTTCAACCCGGGGGAACAGCCAACCGCGTCGGGCAAATCCTCCATCGCCCCGTCGCCGGCAAAACAGGAAGTACCGATTGGGATTCGTGGCTGTCCGGGTTTACCCCGGAGCTGGCTACTACGGTATGGCTGGGATACGATCAGCACCGGGAATTGCCGCGGGGGACCTCACGCTTAACTCATCAGATCTGGGGTACCTTTATGCGGGATGCCTTGGCAAACGTCAAGCCGCACCGCTTCCCTGTCCCCCATGGAGTCGTACGGGTAAAAATCGATCCGCAAAGCGGAATGGTGGCCGGAGCAGACTGCCCTCGGTCGGTAACTGCATATTTTATGGAGGGAACACAGCCGCGGCAAACCTGTTCCCTGCACCGACACGAGCCCACCGACAACAAACAGACACCCTGGTGGTGGGAGTGGATTAAAAAATGGTGGTCCGGGTAA
- the speE gene encoding polyamine aminopropyltransferase, producing the protein MELWYTEKQTPHFGITAKIEQTLHHEKTEFQHVDVIETKEFGRMLVLDGMVMTTDRDEFVYHEMLTHVGMVTHPDPKHVLVVGGGDGGVIREVLKHPGVESATLCEIDGRVIEVSREYFPKIAGALSDPRVRIRVEDGIQHIEAHPDTYDVILVDSTEPVGPAVGLFQRPFYEGIHRALREGGIMVAQTESPWFNRDLIAQVNRDLRSLFPVTRLYTASVPTYPSGLWSFTLGSKGRDPLTLDTGEIPELDTRYYTPELHHALFALPAFVKELTERG; encoded by the coding sequence ATTGAGCTGTGGTATACGGAAAAGCAAACCCCCCACTTCGGAATCACTGCCAAAATCGAACAGACCCTTCATCATGAAAAAACCGAATTTCAACACGTGGATGTTATCGAAACGAAGGAATTCGGCCGGATGTTGGTTTTGGACGGGATGGTGATGACCACCGACCGGGATGAATTTGTTTACCATGAAATGCTGACACACGTAGGAATGGTGACTCACCCGGATCCGAAGCATGTGCTTGTCGTCGGCGGCGGGGATGGGGGGGTAATCCGCGAGGTGTTGAAACACCCCGGTGTAGAATCGGCTACCCTTTGCGAAATCGACGGACGGGTGATTGAAGTCTCCCGGGAATACTTTCCCAAAATCGCAGGCGCGTTGTCCGACCCCCGTGTTCGGATCCGTGTGGAAGACGGAATCCAACATATCGAAGCGCATCCGGACACCTATGATGTGATACTGGTAGACTCCACCGAACCGGTGGGGCCGGCGGTCGGCTTGTTTCAACGGCCTTTTTACGAAGGGATTCACCGAGCGCTTCGGGAAGGCGGCATCATGGTGGCTCAGACGGAATCCCCCTGGTTCAACCGGGATTTGATTGCACAAGTAAACCGGGACCTTCGCTCTCTGTTTCCGGTGACACGCCTGTATACAGCCAGTGTTCCCACCTATCCCAGCGGATTGTGGAGTTTTACCTTGGGATCCAAGGGCCGAGATCCGTTGACCCTGGATACAGGGGAGATTCCGGAGCTGGATACCCGCTATTACACCCCTGAACTGCACCATGCATTGTTTGCGTTGCCGGCGTTTGTCAAAGAATTAACCGAACGGGGGTGA
- the speB gene encoding agmatinase, with amino-acid sequence MRFDEAYSGRVFIASTSDLEAAETVLYGMPMDWTVSFRPGSRFGPNRVREVSLVLEEYSPYLDRDLSDIDYYDAGDIPLPFGNPEKSIQKIGEFVGQVLERKKRPIGIGGEHLVTWPAVQEVYRHYPQLAVIHLDAHADLRPDYEGEIYSHATPLHKIVQLLGADNVYQFGIRSGTREEFQSAEREGIHFHPFEVLQPLIDVLPGLEGRPVYVTVDIDVLDPAYAPGTGTPEPGGITSSELLASIHAIARSGVHVVGADLVEVAPAYDPTDQTPVVAAKVLREMLLGFSR; translated from the coding sequence TTGCGCTTTGACGAAGCTTATTCCGGTCGCGTCTTCATCGCATCCACTTCGGATTTGGAAGCGGCGGAGACGGTACTCTACGGGATGCCGATGGATTGGACCGTCAGTTTTCGTCCGGGTTCCCGCTTCGGTCCGAACCGGGTGCGGGAAGTGTCGCTCGTGTTGGAAGAATACAGCCCCTATCTGGACCGGGACTTATCCGACATTGATTACTATGATGCCGGCGACATCCCGCTTCCCTTTGGAAACCCGGAAAAGAGCATTCAGAAGATCGGGGAATTTGTCGGCCAAGTGCTGGAACGGAAAAAACGCCCCATCGGGATCGGCGGGGAGCACTTGGTTACGTGGCCGGCAGTGCAGGAGGTATATCGACACTATCCCCAACTGGCGGTGATTCATCTGGACGCCCATGCCGACTTGCGTCCCGATTATGAAGGGGAGATCTATTCTCATGCCACCCCTTTGCATAAAATCGTCCAGTTGCTGGGAGCGGATAACGTTTATCAGTTCGGCATTCGCTCCGGAACCCGGGAAGAGTTTCAAAGTGCGGAGCGTGAAGGCATTCACTTTCATCCGTTTGAGGTACTCCAACCTCTAATAGACGTGCTTCCCGGATTGGAAGGACGTCCCGTCTATGTGACTGTAGATATCGATGTGTTGGATCCCGCTTATGCACCGGGGACCGGTACACCGGAACCGGGAGGAATCACCTCGTCGGAATTACTAGCCTCGATCCACGCCATTGCCCGTTCCGGTGTACATGTGGTGGGAGCGGATCTAGTGGAAGTGGCCCCCGCTTACGATCCCACCGATCAAACGCCGGTGGTAGCAGCCAAGGTGTTGCGTGAAATGCTGCTGGGCTTTTCCCGATGA
- a CDS encoding DUF1934 domain-containing protein — MGAIQLAIQSLIHPSDGGKEETIEQKLDGRLERKGETWILRYLENAGKQDQVRTTVKADPAEVAVIRQGMIAYRQTYRPGERTYSVIETPGGTSEMEVETIDYLREDGHIRFSFRLHMENDPVGHYQLDIRWTEVSE; from the coding sequence GTGGGAGCGATACAGTTGGCGATCCAATCCCTCATTCACCCCAGTGACGGCGGGAAAGAGGAGACCATTGAACAAAAACTGGACGGCCGGCTGGAACGAAAAGGGGAGACCTGGATTCTCCGTTATCTAGAAAACGCCGGAAAGCAAGATCAGGTGAGAACCACGGTGAAAGCAGACCCGGCGGAAGTGGCGGTGATCCGTCAGGGGATGATCGCTTATCGACAGACTTACCGGCCGGGGGAAAGGACCTATAGTGTGATTGAGACCCCTGGGGGAACGTCGGAGATGGAAGTGGAGACAATCGATTACTTACGGGAAGACGGTCACATTCGGTTTTCATTTCGCTTGCATATGGAAAATGATCCGGTCGGCCACTATCAGCTGGATATTCGTTGGACGGAGGTGTCGGAGTAA
- the argS gene encoding arginine--tRNA ligase, with product MNALERMQEVLKLELRAAAVRAGLAAEEEIPSVHLEVPREKTHGDLATNLAMQLTRIARQNPRQIATAIVDNLDRKKAFIKEVQVAGPGFINFFIDRSFLTAVLTEMAALGERYGTSDAGAGEKVLVEFVSANPTGSLHLGHARGAAIGDVLCNVLNAAGYDVTREYYINDAGNQMNLMALSLEARYREALGLDAAFPEDGYRGQDIADLGRKLADDEGDRLVHLSDDERLTTIREYGLKHLLEKIKQDLEDYRVRFDSWFSETSLHQSGAVKEAVETLTRLGHTYEKEGAVWLKASAFGDDKDRVLVKQDGSFTYITPDIAYHRDKYNRGFDRIVNIFGADHHGYVPRMKAAMAALGFDPEKMTFLITQMVKLYQGGELVKMSKRTGKAITLVDLMEEVGVDATRYIFAMRSPDSHLDFDMDLAVSHSNDNPVFYVQYAHARINSVFQQAGDQGIPVALDPESLSALTEEQEHDLLQKLAEFPGEVAVAAEQMAPHRVVRYLHELATQLHSYYNAHRVIQEDETLTRARLSLLIGVAQALKNGLSLIGVHAPEKM from the coding sequence ATGAATGCATTGGAACGCATGCAGGAAGTTTTAAAGCTGGAATTGCGGGCAGCGGCAGTCCGAGCCGGACTGGCTGCGGAAGAGGAGATTCCTTCTGTACATCTGGAGGTGCCGCGGGAAAAAACACACGGAGACCTGGCCACCAACCTGGCTATGCAGCTGACCCGGATCGCCAGACAAAATCCCCGTCAGATTGCGACTGCGATTGTGGACAATCTCGACCGGAAAAAAGCCTTCATCAAAGAAGTCCAAGTGGCCGGCCCGGGATTTATCAACTTTTTTATCGACCGCTCGTTTCTTACCGCCGTATTGACAGAGATGGCTGCGCTCGGGGAGCGTTATGGAACGTCCGATGCCGGAGCAGGCGAAAAAGTACTGGTGGAGTTCGTCAGTGCCAACCCTACCGGCAGCCTTCACTTGGGACACGCCAGGGGGGCCGCCATCGGAGATGTCTTGTGTAACGTACTGAACGCCGCCGGTTACGATGTCACTCGTGAATACTATATCAATGATGCCGGCAACCAGATGAATCTGATGGCATTGTCGCTGGAAGCCCGTTACCGGGAGGCATTGGGTCTGGATGCCGCTTTTCCCGAGGACGGCTATCGCGGGCAGGATATCGCGGACTTGGGACGCAAATTGGCCGACGATGAGGGAGACCGCCTCGTCCACTTAAGCGATGATGAGCGCCTGACAACCATCCGGGAATACGGGTTGAAACATCTGCTGGAAAAAATCAAACAGGACCTGGAGGATTATCGTGTCCGGTTTGACAGCTGGTTCAGCGAAACCAGCCTGCATCAGTCCGGAGCGGTGAAAGAGGCGGTGGAAACGTTAACCCGGTTGGGTCACACCTATGAAAAAGAGGGGGCCGTCTGGTTGAAAGCCTCCGCTTTTGGTGACGATAAAGATCGGGTACTGGTCAAACAGGACGGTTCTTTCACTTATATCACCCCGGATATTGCTTACCACCGAGACAAGTATAACCGGGGCTTCGATCGGATCGTCAATATTTTCGGCGCCGATCATCACGGATATGTTCCCCGGATGAAAGCCGCCATGGCTGCACTCGGGTTTGACCCTGAGAAGATGACGTTTCTGATTACACAGATGGTGAAGCTGTATCAGGGCGGGGAACTGGTGAAAATGTCCAAGCGAACCGGCAAGGCGATCACCCTCGTCGACCTGATGGAAGAAGTGGGAGTAGATGCCACCCGCTACATCTTCGCCATGCGGAGTCCCGACAGCCACTTGGATTTTGATATGGATCTGGCTGTTTCTCATTCCAACGATAATCCGGTGTTTTATGTACAATACGCCCATGCCCGGATTAACAGCGTGTTTCAGCAAGCAGGGGATCAGGGGATCCCTGTCGCGCTGGATCCGGAATCCCTGTCCGCTTTGACGGAGGAACAAGAACACGACCTTCTGCAAAAACTGGCGGAGTTTCCCGGTGAAGTGGCGGTTGCGGCGGAACAGATGGCTCCGCATCGGGTGGTTCGTTATCTGCATGAGCTGGCGACCCAGTTGCACAGCTATTACAATGCCCATCGGGTGATCCAGGAGGACGAAACCCTGACCCGGGCACGTCTTTCCCTGTTGATCGGGGTTGCCCAGGCGTTGAAGAATGGCCTGTCGTTGATCGGTGTTCACGCCCCGGAGAAGATGTAA
- a CDS encoding DUF1427 family protein yields the protein MKLYILSLLTGLAVGFLFALLRLPIPAPPALPGILGIVGIYLGYRLFLWVSQFWAG from the coding sequence ATGAAACTGTACATTCTCTCTTTGTTAACGGGTTTGGCGGTAGGTTTTTTGTTCGCCCTTCTGAGACTGCCGATCCCCGCTCCTCCCGCTCTTCCGGGGATACTGGGGATTGTGGGAATCTATTTGGGTTACAGGCTTTTTCTGTGGGTCAGTCAGTTCTGGGCCGGATGA
- a CDS encoding M14 family metallopeptidase, whose protein sequence is MRGKRWWYGMAALLLAVSAGPWGWMESQAQTVESDLSMEEAKLPYRIDQVKTKEDRTAIARTGVSIDEVGENHVLIHASKQELDRLRKLGFHPRQYLPAMDFPPRDSDYHNYQEMVDKIQRTAREHPDIVKLFSIGQSHERRELWAAKISDNVQVDEDKPEVLFVSLHHAREHLTVEMALDVLDLFTSGYGQDDRITRLVNSREIYIVFNLNPDGGEYDIRDGRYRYWRKNRQPNGRTTAVGTDLNRNYGYKWGCCGGSSGNPSSDTYRGASPFSAPETARLRDFINSRVINGEQQIRTAITFHTYSELILWPYGYTYTDVPPDMTRDDHAVFKTMARQMARTNGYRPQQSSDLYITDGDMTDWAYGEHEIFAFTFEMYPRTAIPGFYPPGSVIGRETRRNREAVLYLTEQADCPYRTIGKEGTYCSS, encoded by the coding sequence ATGCGCGGAAAACGATGGTGGTACGGGATGGCGGCTCTGTTGCTGGCGGTGTCGGCAGGGCCATGGGGATGGATGGAATCGCAGGCGCAGACGGTAGAGTCGGACCTGTCCATGGAGGAAGCGAAGCTTCCTTATCGCATCGATCAGGTGAAAACAAAGGAGGATCGAACAGCGATCGCCCGTACAGGCGTCTCGATTGACGAAGTGGGGGAGAACCACGTTTTGATCCATGCCTCCAAACAGGAGTTGGACCGACTGCGGAAGTTGGGCTTTCATCCTCGCCAGTATCTGCCTGCGATGGATTTTCCACCTAGGGACTCTGACTATCACAACTATCAGGAGATGGTGGACAAAATTCAGAGAACCGCCCGGGAGCATCCTGACATCGTGAAATTGTTCAGCATCGGCCAATCCCACGAAAGACGGGAACTGTGGGCGGCCAAAATTAGTGACAATGTACAGGTGGATGAAGACAAACCGGAAGTTCTCTTCGTTTCCTTGCATCACGCCCGGGAGCATCTGACGGTGGAGATGGCCTTGGATGTGCTGGATCTGTTTACGTCCGGTTATGGACAGGATGATCGGATCACCCGTCTGGTCAACTCCAGGGAGATTTATATCGTGTTTAATCTCAATCCCGATGGGGGTGAGTACGATATTCGGGACGGCCGCTACCGGTATTGGCGTAAAAACAGACAGCCCAATGGGAGAACCACCGCTGTCGGAACCGATTTAAACCGTAACTATGGTTACAAATGGGGTTGCTGCGGGGGCTCCAGCGGCAATCCATCCAGTGACACGTATCGGGGTGCCTCCCCTTTTTCCGCACCGGAAACGGCACGGCTGCGGGATTTCATCAACAGCAGGGTGATAAATGGTGAGCAGCAGATTCGTACTGCTATTACCTTCCACACTTACAGTGAGCTCATTTTGTGGCCTTACGGCTACACGTATACCGATGTTCCGCCGGATATGACCCGCGATGATCATGCGGTCTTTAAAACCATGGCGCGGCAAATGGCCCGGACCAATGGCTACAGACCCCAACAATCGAGCGACCTTTATATCACCGACGGGGATATGACCGACTGGGCTTATGGTGAACACGAGATCTTTGCCTTTACGTTTGAGATGTACCCCAGAACGGCCATTCCCGGCTTCTACCCTCCGGGTTCCGTAATCGGACGGGAGACCCGCCGCAATCGAGAAGCCGTCCTGTATCTAACGGAACAGGCGGATTGCCCCTATCGAACCATCGGCAAGGAAGGGACGTATTGTTCGTCGTGA
- the rbsB gene encoding ribose ABC transporter substrate-binding protein RbsB, with amino-acid sequence MKKTVTFLLSVLIVMAGLVGCSAKSDLEGGKPQEKKVKIGLSISTLNNPFFVTLKEGAEKAAQEAGAELIIADAQDDTAKQANDVEDLIQKQVDILLINPTDSQAVASIIESANQAEIPVITVDREAEGGNVLSHIASDNVEGGKMAGEYILEQIENEGTIVELEGIPGTSAAHDRGKGFHEAIDREKGVQVVASQPANFDRAKGLSVMENILQSQKEITAIFAHNDEMALGAVQAIQAANQDILVVGFDATDDAVKAVKEGSLAATIAQRPADIGKMGVEVAVKAANGEKVESFYPVELEMVTKP; translated from the coding sequence ATGAAAAAAACCGTAACCTTCTTGTTGTCCGTTCTGATTGTAATGGCGGGACTGGTGGGATGTTCCGCCAAGTCCGATTTGGAAGGGGGAAAACCGCAGGAGAAAAAGGTGAAGATCGGTTTGTCCATCTCCACCTTGAACAACCCCTTTTTCGTCACATTGAAGGAAGGGGCGGAAAAAGCGGCCCAGGAAGCGGGAGCGGAACTGATCATCGCCGATGCTCAGGATGACACCGCCAAACAGGCGAATGACGTAGAGGATCTCATCCAAAAGCAGGTAGATATCTTGCTGATCAACCCGACTGACAGCCAGGCGGTCGCTTCGATCATCGAGTCGGCCAACCAGGCGGAGATCCCCGTCATCACCGTAGACCGGGAAGCGGAGGGGGGGAACGTACTCTCCCATATCGCCTCCGATAATGTGGAAGGCGGGAAAATGGCGGGCGAATACATTTTGGAACAGATCGAAAACGAAGGAACGATCGTCGAGTTGGAAGGAATCCCCGGAACTTCTGCCGCCCATGACCGAGGAAAAGGGTTCCATGAGGCAATCGACAGAGAAAAAGGCGTTCAGGTCGTCGCTTCCCAGCCGGCCAACTTTGATCGGGCGAAGGGACTCAGCGTAATGGAAAACATTTTGCAGAGTCAAAAAGAGATCACCGCCATCTTCGCCCACAATGACGAGATGGCCCTCGGTGCTGTTCAGGCGATCCAAGCCGCCAACCAAGACATCCTCGTCGTCGGATTTGACGCCACCGACGATGCAGTAAAAGCCGTCAAAGAAGGATCCCTGGCCGCCACCATCGCCCAAAGACCCGCTGATATCGGAAAAATGGGAGTAGAGGTTGCCGTCAAAGCCGCCAACGGGGAAAAGGTGGAGTCGTTTTATCCTGTGGAATTAGAGATGGTGACAAAACCGTAA